The following is a genomic window from Gadus morhua chromosome 23, gadMor3.0, whole genome shotgun sequence.
caaacctaagttaggctactttttagcgtgatgctgatgctgttgcggctctcagctgtgccagagcgttcacagttgctagggaaaccacctgaCGTCGCCGCCCGGTGCAGCAGTTTGAACTGCCCCatttttagaacgtcgcagcccgtctcgtcgcaaggagttggaaggagttgcgagttgcaagtcgttgcgaggctaatctttggtctgaactgggctttagacaCGTGTCGTCTGTTCTTTTAGATAACAGCCCACCTAGTCCTGGATTATCCCTTACTATCAAACAACCTAAAGAcacatttaaccctaaccctgacctgagagtttccagtgtacagtgtggactccccagtccagcagagagcagcttcactcctgaatcctgcagatcgttggtattcaggtccagctctttcagactagaggagttggagctgagaactgaggccagagcttcacagcatctctctgacagatgacagccagtcagccttcacacacaaaataaaagaccATGTTACTGTGTTTATGACTTTAACATTTTCCATAATTGAAAGAGAAGTTACGccaatgttaattttttttatgtttaaattCTAATAATAAGCTTTAAAAAAAGCCTGACTACATGTGAATaggtagaataataataataaaaaatagtaaactGTACATTCTACATTAAATGTCTTTATTGAAGTTTttttgttactttttttttataaagactCTTGTGCTGTAAAggtttgcacattgagtaaaactgacctgagagtctccagtgtacagtgtggactccccagtccagcagagagcagcttcactcctgaatcctgcagatcattgtaaCTCAGGTACAACTCGcgcagactagaggagttggagctgagaactgaggccagagcttcacagcatcgctctgacagatgacagccaatcagcctgcacacacaataaacagaacatgttaggaaccctgatttaatgttttagacgacttttctgatagttgtataaaaatgatgatacaTTATTCTTCTGTTAATTATATTGTGGTGATCACGGCCGTGGTCACCGTGTCCGGGTGCCGCAAAGGATCCTTGGAGCCTCGGGGGGAAGCGGCACCGCCACCAAGGgagtcgtgtgtgtgagtatgagagtgtgtgtgtgtgtgtgtgtgtgtgtgtgtgtgtgagtattcgtGTGTgagtattcgtgtgtgtgtgtgagtattcgtgtgtgtgcgtgcgtgtgtgcgtgcatgcgtgcgtgcatgcgtgcgtgcatgcgtgcgtgcgtgcgtgcgtgcgtgcgtgcgtgcgtgcgtgcgtgcgtgcgcgctcgcgtgtgtctgtgtgtgtgtctgtgtgtgtgtaaaaaaaaaaggctacgTTTcctgaaactcctcttaacatgaacgcgcgtgcATTGCTCTAACGACGTTTGTAGGCTTGCaactgtccactgacacggtgctggaATGGGCTctataggagggggagacgcaggattGTCGATGGAAAATAGGGTTAAATAGGGTTCAAATATGTCCCCATCAAGGCTAACGACAGAGtatcctacgaaaagaatagactacaataatatgaatgccgAAGATAtaacaacacaattgattaggcctggGCTGACATATGCTTTGTCAGTCCTAATCTTGAACGCACTGTGCGTATATTTTTTcgaggcattttcccccctgaaacaattccatattacaaaaatctaaaacagcttgtgtgacaactacatttatcttaatgtgctgatttctgaaacatgctttgctcAGTGAAGAGAgcagactttatctgattccttaAAAGGTTTCATGGATTGGCGcgcactctctagtctagaatctttggtgtaaacattaaaaatgcaacgttccatacATTCATTATCAGTCAAAGGCAGAGGctgggcattgacacacggctattgctgacccgattagaagcgcatggtctagatcctgcccatattgttgggcaggatgatgtataggcctctttacactgccaagccggttcggtcgcagcttggcatgcCCGGCGACTTCACCGTCTTATCttaagtttcctgtgtaaaaccgaagggggtcaaatcccccgttcgtcacggcgcgggctttcttggttcactggagaaggcggggctgcgcacagagtttagacctctttagaataatttgcatactcccgaatgttttattttttttatgaatgaagtcaCCTGCATGCAAAAATGAGTTCACGTCAGTGTAGGCTATAAACGCGTTGAAcaatttacaagtgcaaaaatgccaacatattctttattttgctgactaaATTAactaaattggggtgctagctcaagcaggcaatttacctcgggtaGTGTTAACGCGTGGATCGTGCCGCGAaaaaaaaggcgtgcataagacggcatatttggcagtgtaaataCGCCTTGTGATGGTGCTGGTAATGTAAGCGGGAAAGCGCGTGGCATTCAGGCACGCATTGCAGCACAGTTTCCCGCAGAAGTCTACGTTCACTGCAGAAACCACGCTCTCGATTGTGCACTCTACTATaaggtcagggatgttcgttactgtctagacacggtCCAATTAATAATGAACTTCAACACAGCCATAAAGCACGAAGCGCCTTCAGTGCTTTatggcaaacaatcgcaacaaaaaacgcctgcagaaattccccgacacccgctggtctcagcctgattcatgtacagtatgtcttctgtcattaaTCAATATGAGGACCAACCAcaatggttgaattaaaatcagagggagaaagcaagtgcagctcgaaagcgactTCCCACACAAGACGAATGGAATCATTTGaatttattatatgccttgagGGTTACCTTGggacgtggcgtttgatcggtacatttcggctgcgcatttatttttggaattttaaattgctgcaataaattatgttgttgttgactctgtctcggtctttgctttttaaatcttacagtagtctatgagtaatatattggcggtaaccactgtttaGGAGGTATTGCGAAATGGTGCCAGCTGTACATtctgtggtattggatgtgttttaataaaacacatccaataccacagaATGTCCAGCAGGTGactccactgaggctatagtaacgatgctcttagcaccctacgagcacccctggagccCTTGTTAGCCAAGATCCCTTGGTGGCGGTGACGCTGCCCCCGGgcctcccaggatcctttgcggCACCCGGACACGGTGACCACGGCCGTGATCGCAAAAATATCATTTTCATTGGAACAACTCaagaatttatattttttgtatgcGTATAAAGTCTTTGTTATGTTATACTTTTTTACACGTCAAACAATTTAAgacatattaaaaataaataaaggcaacTCTCGGGTCGTGTGGTGTATTGTGTAAATGCTTTAAACCGGGTCTCCTGTTGGGTCATTCCTGTGCTGCTCgccaaaatataataattctaGGTAGACCTATAACCTTTGATTGATGCAAATACTGTGACTTCATTTGTTTAACTCGCACTCTCCCGTTAACAGGAGATTGTGGGAGGGcactattattatattttgtgtatATAATTGAAAAGATGCAATGGCAACTTGGATAACttttcaacttttcattttcGCACCGCACATACAACAAGGTGTAATATGTCCAATGGCACCACCCTGATAAACGTGGTCAGCAAGGGTACTGAGTCATTCGATTATATATTTAGACGACATTTAGGATGATCCTCAAACCAGGGGCCAATAGTCGTCTTTTAATAATCTCCTGATACGGAACTGTTTGCAcgttgagtaaaactgacctgagagtttccagtgtacagtgtggactcctcagtccagcagagagcagcttcactcctgaatcctgcagatgaTTGGAACTCAGGTCGAGCTCTCTCAGACtcgaggagttggagctgagagctgaggccagagcttcacagcatccctttgacagaACACAGgaattcagcctgcacacacaataaaaagaaCATGTTAGGAAGTGAGATTAAAAGTGCTTAAAGGATCCAACTAGCTCACAGGAGAAACATGGTGTAGCTAACGAACAGCACTGGAGGGGAGGACGTCCAGTGATGCTAGCGCCTCGGCTCTCCACGCTGCTATCAGGGATCAGGGAAGGGAGCTCAAGGAAATGACTGGACATTCAAACTTCCTTCAGCAGTCCCCTGATGGCCGTAGGGATCCTGAACTCTGTGTGAACAGAGTCAGACCTAACGAAGCAGAGGGCTATGGAGCCAAGGAGGGCCTTCAGCGCTCTATCAATCCCAATGCTTCCTTCTGTGAGACTATTGattcattaattcaaccttttattttgataaaccaTCATAAATGTGCTTAAGCTCATTTACATAAACCTAAAACACTGAGGGCACTTGCCCTTCCTGACTTCAGACACTTATAGGGGGCTTCAAAACAAGGACGACTATGAAACCCCTCTGGGGCTTTGCTTCTTTACATATTCAAACGTTTGATCTTATTCTGTATTCCTACATATTAAACAGATACATATTgatctgtatttctacatattcaatcgttttatgttgctctgtatttctacatattcaatcTTTTTATGTTTATGCATTCCTACATATTCAATCTTTTTATGTTTATGCATTCCTACATATTCAATCGTTTTATGATGCTTTGTATATCTACATTTTCAATAATGTTGTTTTGTATTACTACATAGTCAATAGTTTTATGTTCTGTATTTTAACATATTAATTTATGTTGTCCTGAATTTCTACATATTCAATTCTATTATGTTGCTCTATATTTCTACATGATCAATAGTTTTATGTTGTTCTGTATTTACACATattaaattgttttatgttgctctgtatttctgcatttattgttctgtatttctacatctAAAATTGTTGGACCTTGTTCTGTATTTTATGTCTTCAATTGAAGTTCtgaagataaaatatatataaagtatatcTGTAAAAAATGATGACGTAACAAAGACCTTATAAAGTCATGGCAACAAAAAAGAAATTGTTGAGTTTCTCCTATGaaaattatacatttatgaACTTGAAATGAACTATACattcatatagcgcttttcaagtcagcttacattgacttcatatagggctttacagtgaaggggggacctcactaaccatcACCAATGTGTAGCATCCacatgggtgatgcacggcagccaatcggcgccagaacgctcaccacacatgaattgtgaatgtgtgattgGACTGTCATATTTTACTTTGTTGACCCCATTGTCATGTACATtacctttaacacacacacttacatacacctATATGCATGCTTACACTACCAagggaccacaatggaaataagCCCATGTGCTTTTATGTGTTATCCTTTTGACCTGTACATTTGTATGCTtacgtttgtgcatgtgtcaaaGAATTTCAATcacttcaatcaatcaattacacaccagcttgaggtggagagtgaggggattAATGAATCAGCTATTTAAACAGGGGGATGaatagggggccagattgaatgagcctggttggtcAGTTTTAGCCGGGACCCGGGGAATCCCCTACTCTTTTTgagataagtgccctgggatctttaataacctcagtgagtcaggacctcggctTTACGTCTCCTCTGAAGGACGGCACCTTCCACAGcccagtgtccccgtcactgcactggggcatcagGATTTATGCTctggccagagggaagagtgcccCCTACTGGCCACCAACCGACACcacttccagcagcagctcagtgTTCCCAGTTGGTCCCCCATCCAGTACTAACCAAGCCCACCTGCTCAGCTTCAGAGGTTCAGCTAAGGCagggtctacattggtctggctGCTGGTTTATTTAGACCTATAAACTTTCATGGATGCAAATACTGCGACTTCATTTGTTTAACTACCACTGTCCCGTTAACAGGGGATTGTGGGAACGcacttttattatattttgtgttaatAATTGAAAAGTTGCAATGGCAACTTTGGGATTACTTTTTAAACTTTTCATTTTTGCATCCCACATATACAAAAAGGTGTAATGTGTCCAATGGCACCACTCTGATACATGTGGTCATCAAAGGTACTGAGTTATTATCTGATATAGTTTGACGTCATTTAGGTGTGATTCTCAGACCAGGGGGCAGAAGGTAAAAGTCTTCTGAAACCGAACCTTGTGGTGTAACAGTTTGCACttactgacctgagagtttccagtgtacagtgtggactccccagtccagcagagagcagcttcactcctgaatcctgcagatcattggtactcaggtcgagctctctcagactagaggagttggagctgagaactgaggccagagctttacAGCATCTCTTTGACAGCTTACAGCTGtccagccttcacacaaaaaaacagaacatgttGAGAACCgtgattaaatgttttataagaCTTTTCTGATAGTTGAACAACTGATTATACATTAGATCTTGAAATGGTAGTTACATATTAGGTGTACAATGTTGATACTAACAAAAATGCTATAACAGTTGTTTTGTAGTTCTGAAAACTGTATCataatattacttttatagAATTATGTATATAGTGTGCATCGTAAAACATTTTATAAGTATGCCTACAGATATATAttgtatgttattataacttttgtattctagtattatgtatattCTATTGTTTGCATTCGATACATGTTCTTAGTCCACCGTCAGAGATGTTTTGTAATTTAATATAACTTTTATATTGTAGTATTATGTTTAGTGTTGTATTCTTAATATATGTTatgagtgaacctacagagatgttttggaggctttgaccaatggcagcagccccagaagaccctcgtcagaagcagagtatttcttcaggtaaaacacgtccagctgctcttctgatgtcagtacgatgaagaccagagctgaccactgagcagaggagagagattcagtggagagacttcctgatgacaggtactgttggatctcctccactagagaactgTCATTCAgttcattcagacagtggaacagattgatgcttttctcttgagagagatctccacctatcttctccttgatgtaatggACTATTTGGTTATTGATTtgtgacctccttcctgtctgtcccgGTGGATCTTTTTTAGTTAGATTGCCCGGTAATTTACTTCCTCTTGGTCCCAGCAGACCTTGTAGAAGCATCTGATTGGTCtctagagagaggcccaggaggaagcggaggaacaagtccaggtgtccgttctcactctgtaaggccttgtccacagcattctggtagagggggaggagttcaGCTTCCCTGGAGGTTGgatgttcttctgagagcaggttGACACCAGTGTTGAtgtaggacagaaagacataaagggcagccagaaactcttggatgctcagatggacgaAGCAGAACATCCTGTCCTGGTGCagtccacactcctctttaaagatctgggtgaacactcctgagtaaactgaggctgctctgatatcgatgtcacactctgccaagtctgcctcgtagaagatcagctggcctttctccagctggttaaaagccagtttccccagagaaacaatgatctccctgctctccgaACTCCAGAGTGGATCAGTATCAGCTCGCccatgatacttcctgtccccctgtatggacagAACCCTCAGGAattggctgtacatctgagtcacggtcttgggcacctcttctcctctctgggatgttttgaagaagtccactagaactgtagcagtgatccaacagaagactgggatgtgacacatgatgtggaggcttcgagaTTTCTTGACGTGAGAGATGATTGTGGTGGCCATTGtcccctctctgaatctcttcctgaagtactcctccttctgtgggtcggtgaaccctctcacctcggtcaccatgtcaacacactcagcagggatctgattggctgcggcagggcgtgtggttaccCAGATGCGggcagagggaagcaggactcccctgatgatgtttgtcagcagcacgtccactgaGGTCGGCTCGGTGACATCCgtccagatcgggttgttctggaagtccagaggaagtcgacactcatccagaccatccaagatgaagactacTTGGTCATGGTCGTATCTGTAGATTCCTGATTCTTTGGTTTCAACAGAAaactgatgaagaagttccagtaagctaaactctttccctttcagtaaattcagctctctgaaagtgaggagaaatgcgAAGTCTATGTCttggttggctttgccttctgcccagtccagagtgaacttgtgggTTAAGagagttttaccaatgccggccactccggtTGTCAtaattgttctgattggtttatcttgtccaggtttaaagatgtcttcacatctgattggtgtttcctcaTTGGCTGTTTTCCTGGATGccttttcaatcagtctgacctcgtgttccttgttgacctctccactgcctctctctgtgatgaagagctctgtgtagatctcATTCAGAGGTCTCTGCTCTCCGGCtctagcgattccctcaaacacacagtggAACTTCTTCTTCAGATGAGCCTTGAGTTCATGTTGCCACTGGACCGCAACAGCTCCTAAATCC
Proteins encoded in this region:
- the LOC115537722 gene encoding NACHT, LRR and PYD domains-containing protein 12, producing the protein KKLWRDLFSDFPQCSESQREEGDDKNKEQRRRAIQGVVDITKLCLMEMNQEELADKLGSGAVAVQWQHELKAHLKKKFHCVFEGIARAGEQRPLNEIYTELFITERGSGEVNKEHEVRLIEKASRKTANEETPIRCEDIFKPGQDKPIRTIMTTGVAGIGKTLLTHKFTLDWAEGKANQDIDFAFLLTFRELNLLKGKEFSLLELLHQFSVETKESGIYRYDHDQVVFILDGLDECRLPLDFQNNPIWTDVTEPTSVDVLLTNIIRGVLLPSARIWVTTRPAAANQIPAECVDMVTEVRGFTDPQKEEYFRKRFREGTMATTIISHVKKSRSLHIMCHIPVFCWITATVLVDFFKTSQRGEEVPKTVTQMYSQFLRVLSIQGDRKYHGRADTDPLWSSESREIIVSLGKLAFNQLEKGQLIFYEADLAECDIDIRAASVYSGVFTQIFKEECGLHQDRMFCFVHLSIQEFLAALYVFLSYINTGVNLLSEEHPTSREAELLPLYQNAVDKALQSENGHLDLFLRFLLGLSLETNQMLLQGLLGPRGSKLPGNLTKKDPPGQTGRRSQINNQIVHYIKEKIGGDLSQEKSINLFHCLNELNDSSLVEEIQQYLSSGSLSTESLSSAQWSALVFIVLTSEEQLDVFYLKKYSASDEGLLGLLPLVKASKTSLLDSCKLSKRCCKALASVLSSNSSSLRELDLSTNDLQDSGVKLLSAGLGSPHCTLETLRLNSCVLSKGCCEALASALSSNSSSLRELDLSSNHLQDSGVKLLSAGLRSPHCTLETLRLIGCHLSERCCEALASVLSSNSSSLRELYLSYNDLQDSGVKLLSAGLGSPHCTLETLRLTGCHLSERCCEALA